A stretch of the Narcine bancroftii isolate sNarBan1 chromosome 14, sNarBan1.hap1, whole genome shotgun sequence genome encodes the following:
- the LOC138749717 gene encoding hepatic lectin-like, producing MDQKDNYRVPERRLVESTHKDFSPVVIYILLGLSILLSILILGTVVGLISGNSAEVSTSIAEVQAEVNQLAQNLSHGRPFNKWRYFNHKLYYFSSIRNNWNESLKFCASMNSQLVVINSAAEEEFIQQNIKCKHWIGLHDTVEEGKWQWVDGMDYETNIKFWANGQPWNIEFLGEDCAFIEENGLWYEWFCSYWLYPICEKPTE from the exons ATGGACCAAAAGGATAATTACAGAGTACCAG AGCGTCGACTGGTGGAGTCTACCCATAAAGATTTCTCCCCTGTGGTCATCTACATACTCCTGGGTCTCTCCATTCTGCTGTCCATCTTGATTCTTGGCACAGTGGTTGGTCTGA TTTCAGGAAATTCTGCGGAGGTAAGCACCTCAATCGCTGAAGTTCAGGCTGAAGTCAATCAGCTGGCACAGA ATCTATCCCATGGTAGGCCTTTCAACAAATGGAGATACTTCAATCATAAACTTTATTACTTCTCATCAATTAGAAATAATTGGAATGAATCTCTGAAATTCTGTGCTTCAATGAACTCCCAACTTGTCGTCATTAATAGTGCAGCAGAGGAG GAATTTATACAGCAGAATATAAAATGTAAGCATTGGATTGGACTCCATGACACTGTGGAAGAAGGGAAGTGGCAATGGGTGGATGGTATGGATTATGAAACAAATATCAA GTTCTGGGCGAATGGTCAGCCCTGGAATATTGAGTTCCTGGGTGAAGACTGTGCTTTCATTGAAGAAAAtggattgtggtatgaatggttCTGCAGTTATTGGCTTTACCCCATCTGTGAAAAACCAACAGAGTGA